A single window of Polyodon spathula isolate WHYD16114869_AA chromosome 2, ASM1765450v1, whole genome shotgun sequence DNA harbors:
- the LOC121327624 gene encoding C-C motif chemokine 3-like, producing the protein MKMKSTFLVIAALLFTVLFSQTQGQLGANRPTQCCFSHSAKQIPKKYLHHYVETRSDCSKPGLIFVLKRGVKVCANPQDRWVKDRVRFLDEQFMNNMI; encoded by the exons ATGAAGATGAAGTCTACATTTCTGGTCATCGCAGCTCTTCTGTTCACAGTGCTGTTCTCACAGACACAGGGCCAGT TGGGTGCCAACAGGCCAACCCAGTGCTGTTTTTCCcactctgcaaaacaaattccCAAAAAATATTTACATCACTATGTGGAAACTCGATCAGACTGTTCCAAGCCTGGATTAAT ATTTGTCTTGAAAAGAGGTGTAAAGGTTTGTGCCAACCCCCAGGATAGATGGGTTAAGGATCGTGTTAGATTCCTTGATGAACAATTTATGAACAATATGATATGA